A window of the Streptomyces sp. JB150 genome harbors these coding sequences:
- a CDS encoding 3' terminal RNA ribose 2'-O-methyltransferase Hen1: MFLTISTTGTPGRPATDLGYLLHKHPAKAQAFSTSYGTAHVLYPEADEQRCTAALLLEVDAVALVRRGKGKGRGGAPDAALAQYVNDRPYAASSLLAVAIGAVFSSAMRGVCHARPELPEQARPLRVEVPALPARGGPDLVRRLFEPLGWTVTAEPIALDTEFPEWGDSRYVRLTLEGGTRTLAEALRHLYVLLPVLDDAKHYWVSADEVDKLLRAGEGWLAEHPEQKLITSRYLTRRWSLTREAMSRLELVRLAETDDTEVESIDNAVAAETGTEAEIEAEAGIGAEAGIGAEARTEAEATAVPDGTTEPATVTESVTVTEPATATADPSDATDAADTAPAADKPVPLAVRRREAIVAALTASGAARVLDLGCGEGHLVQTLLKNPRFTEIVGVDVSTRALTIAARRLKLDRMGERQASRVTLLQGSLAYTDSRLKGYDAAVLSEVIEHVDLPRLPALEYAVFGAARPRTVLVTTPNVEYNVRWESLPAGHVRHRDHRFEWTREEFRTWAAAVAARHGYEVEFRPVGPDDPEVGPPTQMAVFALTTTRNEKEAKAA; this comes from the coding sequence ATGTTCCTGACGATCAGTACCACCGGCACGCCCGGACGCCCGGCCACCGACCTCGGCTACCTGCTGCACAAGCATCCCGCCAAGGCCCAGGCGTTCTCCACCTCCTACGGCACCGCGCACGTCCTCTACCCCGAGGCGGACGAGCAGCGCTGCACGGCGGCGCTGCTGCTGGAGGTCGACGCGGTGGCACTGGTCCGGCGCGGCAAGGGCAAGGGCCGCGGCGGCGCCCCCGACGCGGCGCTCGCGCAGTACGTCAACGACCGACCGTACGCGGCCTCCTCGCTGCTCGCGGTGGCCATCGGCGCCGTCTTCTCCAGCGCCATGCGCGGGGTCTGCCACGCCCGGCCGGAACTGCCGGAGCAGGCCCGGCCGCTGCGCGTCGAGGTGCCCGCGCTGCCCGCCCGCGGCGGCCCCGACCTGGTCCGCCGCCTCTTCGAGCCGCTGGGCTGGACGGTGACCGCCGAACCCATCGCCCTCGACACCGAGTTCCCGGAGTGGGGCGACTCCCGGTACGTACGGCTGACCCTGGAAGGGGGCACCCGCACGCTCGCCGAGGCGTTGCGCCACCTGTACGTCCTCCTGCCGGTCCTGGACGACGCCAAGCACTACTGGGTCTCCGCCGACGAGGTCGACAAGCTGCTGCGGGCCGGTGAGGGCTGGCTGGCCGAGCACCCGGAGCAGAAGCTGATCACCAGCCGCTATCTGACGCGCCGCTGGTCGCTGACCCGGGAGGCGATGAGCCGCCTGGAGCTGGTGCGGCTGGCCGAGACGGACGACACCGAGGTGGAGTCCATCGACAACGCCGTCGCCGCGGAGACCGGGACCGAGGCGGAGATCGAGGCCGAGGCGGGCATCGGGGCCGAGGCGGGCATCGGGGCCGAGGCGCGTACCGAGGCTGAGGCCACGGCCGTGCCCGACGGCACCACCGAGCCCGCCACCGTCACCGAGTCGGTCACTGTCACCGAGCCCGCCACCGCCACCGCGGACCCGTCGGACGCCACGGACGCCGCGGACACAGCGCCCGCAGCCGACAAGCCCGTCCCGCTCGCCGTGCGGCGCCGCGAGGCGATCGTCGCCGCGCTCACCGCGTCCGGCGCCGCCCGCGTCCTCGACCTGGGCTGCGGTGAGGGGCACCTGGTGCAGACGCTGCTGAAGAACCCCCGGTTCACCGAGATCGTCGGCGTCGACGTGTCGACACGCGCCCTCACCATCGCCGCCCGCCGGCTGAAGCTGGACCGCATGGGGGAGCGGCAGGCATCGCGCGTCACGCTCCTGCAGGGATCGCTCGCCTACACCGACAGCCGGCTCAAGGGCTACGACGCCGCGGTGCTCAGCGAGGTCATCGAGCACGTGGACCTGCCCCGGCTGCCCGCCCTGGAGTACGCGGTGTTCGGCGCCGCCCGCCCCCGCACGGTCCTCGTGACCACCCCCAACGTCGAGTACAACGTCCGCTGGGAGAGCCTGCCGGCCGGCCACGTCCGCCACCGCGACCACCGCTTCGAGTGGACCCGCGAGGAGTTCCGCACCTGGGCCGCCGCGGTGGCCGCACGGCACGGCTACGAAGTGGAGTTCCGGCCCGTCGGCCCGGACGACCCCGAGGTCGGACCGCCCACCCAGATGGCCGTGTTCGCCCTGACCACCACCAGGAACGAGAAGGAGGCGAAGGCAGCATGA
- a CDS encoding polynucleotide kinase-phosphatase yields the protein MTETPKGRVLPVTDLSLVVLVGASGSGKSTFARRHFKPTEVISSDFCRGLVADDENDQSASADAFDVLHYIAGKRLAAGRRTVVDATSVQKESRRQLLDLAKRHDVLPIAIVLDVPEEVCAERNAARTDRADMPRRVIQRHIRELRRSIRNLEREGFRKVHVLRGVAEVEHATVVTEKRFNDLTHLTGPFDIIGDIHGCSAELEALLGKLGYVDGVHPQGRTAVFVGDLVDRGPDSPGVLRRVMSMVKSGNALCVPGNHENKFGRYLKGRGVQHTHGLAETIAQMEGESEEFRQEVREFIDGLVSHYVLDGGRLVVCHAGLPEKYHGRTSGRVRSHALYGDTTGETDEFGLPVRYPWAEDYRGRAAVVYGHTPVPEATWLNNTICLDTGAVFGGKLTALRWPERELVDVPAQRVWYEPVKPLRSDAPGGHDGRPLDLADVAGRRIVETRYAGRISVREENGAAALEVMSRFAIDPRLLPYLPPTMAPTATSHEDGYLEHPAEAFAQYARDGVARVVCEEKHMGSRAVALVCKDAEAARKRFGVGGSSPASGAGPTGSLYTRTGRPFFDDETVTEAILGRLREAIGAAGLWAELDTDWLLLDAELMPWSLKASGLLRSQYAAVGAASGAVFPDVLSALEGAAARGVDVGGLLERQRERAADAAAFTAAYRRYCWTTDGLDGVRLAPFQILAVRGRSLAGLPHDEQLVLLDRLVEHDGTGLLQTTRRLYVDTGDPESVRAGVDWWLEMTGRGGEGMVVKPVGALVRDAQGRLVQPGIKCRGREYLRIIYGPEYTRPDNLARLRQRFLNHKRSLAIREYALGLEALDRLADGEPLWRVHEAVFAVLALESEPVDPRL from the coding sequence ATGACCGAGACCCCGAAGGGACGGGTCCTCCCCGTCACCGACCTCTCCCTCGTCGTGCTCGTCGGCGCCTCCGGCTCCGGCAAGTCGACGTTCGCCCGCAGGCACTTCAAGCCGACCGAGGTGATCTCCTCCGACTTCTGCCGCGGCCTGGTCGCCGACGACGAGAACGACCAGAGCGCGTCGGCGGACGCCTTCGACGTGCTGCACTACATCGCGGGCAAGCGGCTCGCCGCCGGCCGCCGCACGGTCGTCGACGCGACCAGCGTGCAGAAGGAGTCCCGGCGCCAGCTGCTCGACCTGGCCAAGCGGCACGACGTCCTGCCGATAGCCATCGTGCTCGACGTGCCCGAGGAGGTCTGCGCCGAGCGCAACGCCGCCCGCACCGACCGCGCCGACATGCCGCGCCGGGTCATCCAGCGCCACATCCGAGAACTGCGCCGATCCATACGGAACTTGGAGCGCGAGGGGTTCCGCAAGGTGCACGTGCTGCGCGGCGTCGCGGAGGTCGAGCACGCCACCGTCGTCACCGAGAAGCGGTTCAACGACCTCACCCACCTCACCGGCCCGTTCGACATCATCGGCGACATCCACGGCTGCTCCGCCGAGCTGGAGGCGCTGCTGGGCAAGCTCGGCTACGTCGACGGCGTGCACCCCCAGGGCCGTACCGCCGTCTTCGTCGGCGACCTGGTCGACCGCGGCCCGGACAGTCCGGGTGTGCTGCGCCGCGTGATGTCCATGGTCAAGTCCGGCAACGCGCTGTGCGTGCCGGGCAACCACGAGAACAAGTTCGGCCGCTACCTCAAGGGCCGGGGCGTGCAGCACACGCACGGGCTCGCCGAGACGATCGCGCAGATGGAGGGCGAGAGCGAGGAGTTCCGGCAGGAGGTGCGCGAGTTCATCGACGGACTCGTCAGCCACTACGTCCTCGACGGCGGGCGGCTGGTGGTCTGCCACGCCGGCCTGCCGGAGAAGTACCACGGCCGCACCTCGGGCCGGGTCCGCTCGCACGCCCTGTACGGCGACACCACCGGTGAGACCGACGAGTTCGGGCTGCCGGTGCGCTACCCGTGGGCCGAGGACTACCGGGGCCGGGCGGCCGTGGTCTACGGCCACACCCCGGTGCCGGAGGCCACCTGGCTGAACAACACGATCTGCCTGGACACCGGCGCCGTCTTCGGCGGCAAGCTCACCGCGCTGCGCTGGCCGGAGCGGGAGCTGGTCGACGTACCGGCCCAGCGGGTCTGGTACGAGCCGGTGAAGCCGCTGCGCAGCGACGCACCCGGCGGGCACGACGGGCGGCCGCTGGACCTGGCGGACGTGGCCGGCCGGCGGATCGTGGAGACCCGGTACGCGGGCCGGATCTCGGTGCGCGAGGAGAACGGGGCCGCCGCGCTGGAGGTCATGAGCCGCTTCGCCATCGACCCGAGACTGCTGCCGTACCTGCCGCCGACCATGGCGCCGACCGCGACCAGCCACGAGGACGGCTATCTGGAGCACCCGGCGGAGGCGTTCGCGCAGTACGCCCGGGACGGTGTCGCGCGGGTCGTGTGCGAGGAGAAGCACATGGGCTCGCGGGCGGTGGCGCTGGTCTGCAAGGACGCGGAGGCCGCGCGGAAGCGGTTCGGGGTGGGCGGCTCCTCCCCTGCGAGCGGGGCAGGGCCGACCGGCTCGCTGTACACCCGCACCGGGCGTCCCTTCTTCGACGACGAGACGGTCACCGAGGCGATCCTCGGCCGGCTGCGGGAGGCGATCGGCGCCGCCGGGCTGTGGGCCGAGCTGGACACGGACTGGCTGCTGCTCGACGCGGAGCTGATGCCGTGGTCGCTGAAGGCGTCCGGGCTGCTGCGCAGCCAGTACGCCGCGGTCGGCGCCGCATCCGGGGCGGTGTTCCCGGACGTGCTGTCGGCGCTGGAGGGTGCCGCCGCGCGCGGGGTCGACGTGGGCGGCCTGCTGGAGCGCCAGCGCGAACGGGCCGCCGACGCGGCCGCCTTCACCGCGGCGTACCGCCGCTACTGCTGGACCACCGACGGGCTGGACGGCGTGCGCCTCGCCCCGTTCCAGATCCTGGCCGTGCGCGGACGCAGCCTCGCCGGGCTGCCGCACGACGAGCAACTGGTCCTACTGGACCGGCTGGTGGAGCACGACGGCACCGGGCTGCTGCAGACCACCCGGCGGCTCTACGTCGACACCGGTGACCCGGAGTCGGTGCGGGCCGGTGTCGACTGGTGGCTGGAGATGACCGGGCGCGGCGGCGAGGGCATGGTCGTCAAGCCGGTCGGCGCCCTCGTGCGCGACGCGCAGGGGCGGCTGGTGCAGCCCGGCATCAAGTGCCGCGGCCGGGAGTACCTGCGGATCATCTACGGCCCGGAGTACACCCGCCCGGACAACCTGGCCCGTCTGCGGCAGCGGTTCCTGAACCACAAGCGGTCGCTGGCGATCCGCGAGTACGCCCTCGGCCTGGAGGCCCTGGACCGCCTGGCGGACGGCGAGCCCCTGTGGCGCGTCCACGAAGCGGTATTCGCGGTCCTCGCCCTGGAGTCCGAGCCGGTCGACCCCCGGCTCTGA